The DNA window GCCTGGTGTTGTAGGGCGGCCGAGTGTGGTGCCATGGCTTCGGCCTCGGCTTGCGCAGCGCGGGCCTTGGCTGCCGTCTCGTCGGCAAGCGCTTCGCGTTACGCGACCTCGTGGGACTGTTCGACGGCTTCGTCGCGGATGTCGCCGGCTTGGACGCGGAGGTGTTTCGGTGCGTTTCCCGCGCGCCATGCGCGCGGTTGCGGCGACGAACAGAGCTGCCGCGACAATGACGACGATGATCCCAACGATACTGCCTGGTAGTCATGTCGGCTCTTTGATTTGGGTCGGGCGGCCGGCGAAACTTGGAATCGCTCGAATTGAGCTGTGGGAGTTATGGACTGGGTCGGGGCACGTGCGCGCCCGTCACCTTGGGGATTGGCACCGCATGACGCGGCTCTGCTTGCGAGTCACCCGCCGGACGGCGACGAGAAGTTGTCGGGGCCGACACGGTGGGTTACACGCCTGGCCGGTTTAGTAGTAGTGACGGCGGCCGCCGACGGCGTGTCCCATCCGTCCCATCAGCATCAGTATCAGACCGACGACGAGGAGGATGACCCCGAGGACCAAAACAACGTGGGCGAAGGCGAAGGTAGGGACGAGGCTAGGGAGCAGGAGTCCGAGGACGATAAGGATGATTCCGAGAATGATCATAACGTTTGCCTAGTTTCTGTGTAGATGCCTGGGGAGGAGGATTGCCGGGGTCAGTGTTTGAAGGCGTCTTTGACCTTCGCCCCCGCTTGTTTGGTGTTGCCCTTGAACTGATCGACGCGTCCCTCGGTGCGCAGACGCGTGTTGCCAATGGCGCGGCCGTAGATCTTCTTGGTGGCGCCCTTGGCCTCTTCGAGTTTGTGGGCGACCTTTTTACTTATGCTCACTGCTTCTTTCCTATGTTCGTTGCAAATTTTTTCTTTTCAGGGATCGCCGCTCGCGACTGAGAACTCCCCAAATGAACCGTGTCGGCGCCTAGCGGCGTCCGCCGCCCCGCGGTGCTGTCGGTTGCCGACCCCACGACCGGCGCCCGAGGAGGGATCCCCTCTTCCTCCTCGGGCGGGTGGTGGACAATTGGGAGTTCGCCATTGACCCGGTATCCGTGCCGACGGGCTGGTTTTGGAATTCGCGGTCTCGGTTCACAAACTCGACTTCGCGCTGCGATCGTTCGAGCTCGCGGCGGGCGTCGCGCCCGCGCGCGGCAGTACGCCGCGCACCGGCGAGCAACACGCTCATACCCAGCATCGCCAGCGCGCCGATCACGATCCCGAAGAGAAAAAGGGTGCCGGTCGATCCGGTGACGTGGTAGCCCAACACCGAGAAGTTCTCGCTCAACGGGTGAGCTGCCCCCGCGTTGTTCAGCACGCCCAGGAACCCGACGACCACGGCGAAGAATAGAACAGCTAATCCAACGATGACAATCATGTCGGGTCTCCAATTGCAGTGCTTGATATCCATTACACACTGCAGGTAGGGTTATGTCAACAATGTTGACCAACGGTGTAGGTTAACTTCGTTGAATATGTTGTTGAATTTGGAATCGGTGCCCGCTTCGATGACGAACCAGAAGGGAAGTGCTCAGGCAATGACGAGACAGTCGGCCGGGCCCAACGCCGGCGCTGACGACGAGGGCCCGCCCGCCGCCGGCAGAAACAATGGTCAGCTCAACCGGTCGATGATCCTGCAGACCGCGCTGCGCATCGTGGACCGCGACGGTGTGGACGGCCTGTCAATGCGC is part of the Mycobacterium mantenii genome and encodes:
- a CDS encoding DUF6131 family protein, which gives rise to MIILGIILIVLGLLLPSLVPTFAFAHVVLVLGVILLVVGLILMLMGRMGHAVGGRRHYY
- a CDS encoding CsbD family protein, whose translation is MSISKKVAHKLEEAKGATKKIYGRAIGNTRLRTEGRVDQFKGNTKQAGAKVKDAFKH